One Gossypium raimondii isolate GPD5lz chromosome 3, ASM2569854v1, whole genome shotgun sequence genomic window carries:
- the LOC105795172 gene encoding endo-1,4-beta-xylanase 5-like isoform X2: protein MEISVLQKNNLITMLLILACADLLFSGFEANALPYDYTASIECLETPLKPLHGGGIILNPELNMGLKGWQAFGDAKIEQRELAGNKFVAVHARNRPTDSISQKLYLQQETLYSFSAWIQVSEGNEAVAAVFKSGTGFKHGGAVVAESKCWSMLKGGFTSDATGPAELYFESKNTSIEIWVDSISLQPFTTEEWASHQDQNIKKVRKAKVRIQAIDKLGNPLSNATITIQQHQNKPGFPIGCAINKNILTNTPYQKWFTSRFTVTTFEDEMKWYSTEVSPGHEDYTSADALLSFAKQHNIAVRGHNVLWDDPKYQPGWLYSLSPAELSNAVHKRIVSVMSRYTGQLIAWDVVNENLHFSFFESKLGDQATPNFYRLAHAVDWSVPLFSNEYNTIEDSRDGAATPAKYLQKLRQIQGLTRNAKMGIGLESHFGTPNLAYMRASLDTLGATGLPIWLTELDVLSGPNQDRPNTWNKF from the exons ATGGAGATTTCAGTACTGCAGAAAAACAATCTGATTACTATGCTGCTTATCTTAGCATGTGCCGATCTGCTCTTTTCAG gGTTTGAAGCTAATGCCTTGCCTTATGATTACACAGCAAGCATTGAG TGCTTAGAAACTCCTCTAAAACCTCTACACGGTGGAGGAATCATATTGAACCCAGAGTTGAACATGGGGTTAAAAGGATGGCAAGCATTTGGAGATGCAAAGATTGAGCAAAGAGAACTTGCAGGCAACAAATTTGTAGCCGTTCATGCCAGGAATCGCCCAACTGATAGTATCTCTCAGAAGCTTTATTTGCAGCAAGAGACCCTCTACTCTTTCTCTG CTTGGATACAGGTTAGTGAAGGAAATGAGGCAGTGGCAGCGGTATTTAAATCTGGAACAGGGTTCAAACATGGTGGTGCAGTGGTTGCTGAATCAAAGTGTTGGTCTATGCTTAAAGGTGGCTTCACTTCGGATGCTACCGGCCCAGCCGAGTTATACTTTGAG aGCAAGAACACATCAATTGAAATATGGGTTGATAGCATCTCACTCCAACCATTTACCACAGAAGAATGGGCATCTCACCAagatcaaaacattaaaaag GTTCGTAAAGCAAAAGTGAGGATACAAGCAATTGATAAACTAGGCAATCCCCTCTCAAATGCCACAATCACGATTCAACAACATCAAAACAAACCAGGGTTCCCAATAGGTTGTGCCATAAACAAAAACATCCTAACAAATACACCCTACCAAAAATGGTTCACATCAAGGTTCACCGTCACCACATTCGAAGACGAAATGAAATGGTACAGCACCGAAGTTTCCCCCGGTCACGAGGACTACACATCGGCCGATGCCTTACTTAGCTTTGCCAAACAACATAACATTGCCGTTCGAGGCCATAATGTACTATGGGATGACCCCAAGTACCAACCGGGATGGCTTTACTCACTCTCGCCAGCTGAGCTTTCGAATGCGGTCCATAAAAGGATCGTTTCCGTTATGTCCAGATACACAGGGCAGCTTATTGCGTGGGATGTTGTCAATGAGAATCTGCATTTTTCGTTCTTTGAAAGTAAGTTAGGGGATCAAGCTACTCCAAACTTTTATAGGTTGGCTCATGCAGTAGATTGGTCAGTGCCTTTGTTTTCGAACGAGTATAATACTATAGAGGATAGTAGAGATGGGGCAGCTACACCAGCTAAGTACCTGCAAAAATTGAGACAGATTCAAGGTTTAACGAGGAATGCAAAGATGGGAATCGGACTTGAGTCCCATTTTGGTACTCCGAATCTTGCTTATATGAGAGCTTCTCTTGATACACTTGGTGCTACTGGGTTGCCCATTTGGCTTACTGAACTTGATGTTCTAAGCGGTCCTAATCAG